In the genome of Desulfuromonas sp. DDH964, one region contains:
- the uvrB gene encoding excinuclease ABC subunit UvrB codes for MARFELTTTYQPRGDQPQAIAELVAGISRGDQHQVLLGVTGSGKTFTIANVVAAVQRPTLVLAPNKTLAAQLYGEFKELFPHNAIEYFVSYYDYYQPEAYVPSTDTFIEKDSSINEEIDKLRHSATRSLLSRRDVLIVASVSCIYGLGSPEAYFGMLVKLEEGEETDRNQLLKRLVEIQYQRNDIDFHRGTFRVRGDTVEIFPAYEEDRAIRVEFFGDEIEAVSEIDPLRGRVIDRIGRTTIFPASHYVATRPTLERAVKAIQDELQLRIQEFRANNMLLEAQRIEQRTLFDIEMMEEMGYCQGIENYSRFLDGRQPGEPPATLFDYFPEDALLIIDESHVSVSQVGAMYRGDRSRKETLVNFGFRLPSALDNRPLTFAEFEAKRLQTVYVSATPADYELKAASGVVVEQIIRPTGLVDPPIEVRPAREQVDDLIHEIRATVAEGYRVLVTTLTKRMAEDLTGYLDELQIRVRYLHSDIDTIERMEILRDLRQGGFDVLVGINLLREGLDLPEVALVAILDADKEGFLRSERSLIQTCGRAARNVDGRVIMYGDRVTRSMQACLDETERRRAVQLAYNAEHGITPESVKKSLRTILEDIAERGDYGELPQVAEELEEFRSRDELQSEIERLRQEMLAAAAALEFETAAQLRDRLLALEKRELGL; via the coding sequence ATGGCCCGCTTTGAACTGACAACCACCTACCAGCCCCGTGGCGACCAGCCGCAGGCGATCGCCGAACTGGTCGCCGGCATCAGCCGCGGCGACCAGCACCAGGTGCTGCTCGGCGTCACCGGCTCGGGCAAGACCTTCACCATCGCCAACGTCGTCGCCGCGGTACAGCGCCCGACCCTGGTCCTCGCGCCGAACAAGACCCTCGCCGCCCAGCTCTATGGCGAGTTCAAGGAACTCTTTCCGCACAACGCCATCGAGTACTTCGTCTCCTACTACGACTACTACCAGCCCGAAGCCTACGTCCCGTCGACCGACACCTTCATCGAAAAGGATTCCTCGATCAACGAGGAGATCGACAAGCTGCGCCACAGCGCCACCCGCTCGCTGCTGTCGCGGCGCGACGTGCTGATCGTCGCCTCGGTCTCCTGCATCTACGGTCTCGGTTCGCCGGAGGCCTACTTCGGCATGCTGGTCAAGCTCGAGGAGGGGGAGGAGACGGATCGCAACCAGCTGCTCAAGCGGCTGGTCGAGATTCAGTATCAGCGCAACGACATCGACTTCCACCGCGGCACCTTCCGCGTGCGCGGCGACACCGTCGAGATCTTTCCGGCCTACGAGGAGGACCGGGCGATCCGGGTCGAGTTCTTCGGCGACGAGATCGAGGCGGTAAGCGAAATCGATCCGCTGCGCGGCCGGGTAATCGACCGCATCGGCCGCACCACGATCTTTCCCGCCAGCCATTACGTGGCGACCCGGCCGACGTTGGAGCGGGCGGTCAAGGCGATCCAGGACGAGCTGCAGCTGCGCATCCAGGAGTTCCGCGCCAACAACATGCTCCTCGAGGCGCAGCGCATCGAGCAGCGGACCCTCTTCGATATCGAGATGATGGAGGAGATGGGGTACTGCCAGGGGATCGAGAACTACTCGCGCTTCCTCGACGGCCGCCAACCGGGCGAACCGCCGGCGACCCTTTTTGACTACTTCCCCGAGGATGCGCTGCTGATCATCGACGAGAGCCACGTCAGCGTCTCCCAGGTCGGCGCCATGTACCGCGGCGACCGCTCGCGCAAGGAGACCTTGGTCAACTTCGGCTTCCGCCTCCCCTCGGCCCTCGACAACCGGCCGCTGACCTTTGCCGAGTTCGAGGCGAAGCGGCTGCAGACCGTCTACGTTTCGGCGACTCCGGCCGACTACGAGCTGAAGGCGGCCTCCGGGGTGGTGGTCGAGCAGATCATCCGCCCCACCGGCCTGGTCGACCCGCCGATCGAGGTACGCCCGGCCCGGGAACAGGTCGACGACCTGATCCACGAAATCCGCGCCACCGTCGCCGAGGGCTACCGGGTGCTCGTCACCACCCTCACCAAGCGGATGGCCGAGGACCTTACCGGCTACCTCGACGAGCTGCAGATCCGGGTGCGCTATCTCCACTCGGATATCGACACCATCGAGCGCATGGAGATTCTGCGCGATCTGCGCCAGGGGGGCTTCGACGTGCTGGTCGGGATCAACCTGCTGCGCGAGGGGCTCGACCTGCCGGAGGTGGCGCTGGTGGCGATCCTCGACGCCGACAAGGAGGGATTCCTGCGCAGCGAGCGCTCCCTGATCCAGACCTGCGGCCGGGCGGCACGCAACGTCGACGGCCGGGTGATCATGTACGGCGACCGGGTGACGCGCTCGATGCAGGCCTGCCTCGACGAGACCGAACGCCGGCGCGCCGTCCAGCTTGCCTACAACGCCGAGCACGGCATCACCCCGGAGTCGGTCAAGAAGAGCCTGCGCACCATCCTTGAGGATATTGCCGAGCGCGGCGATTACGGCGAGCTGCCGCAGGTGGCCGAGGAACTGGAGGAATTTCGCAGCCGGGACGAGCTGCAGTCAGAGATTGAGCGACTGCGCCAGGAGATGCTGGCGGCCGCCGCCGCCCTCGAGTTCGAAACGGCGGCCCAGCTGCGTGACCGGCTGCTGGCTTTGGAGAAGCGGGAGTTGGGGCTGTAA
- a CDS encoding beta strand repeat-containing protein produces MINVAVVDANGNPASGEALAFAITTNTSGGSLGSLTATTDINGQASINYTAGSTTGDDIVSVRTMSNALTASSTLTVSASAVVIKSVSLSSGVSSITADGTSNTLMRALVLDIDNKPVPGASVSFTTTLGTLSAASATTDAAGYASVSLTSTTSTGSATVQASFGGFTASTAVSFVPGPVATITLQATPTSVALGETSGLIATATDAQGNAVSNATLIFTVSPNTTSGNLSALTATTNLSGLATLNYTAGNAAGTDTISVRSSNIKTATVDINVFYKLASITIDQISPSSVLAAGGSATLRATAVDVNGNAAAGITLSTVVSAGSAVVTATNGGMTDAFGQETFSITDPTAENITLRVYSGIVSREQTFTFGPTLSITPSAVNATGAATLTAYLRDGNSGGIPGVSLTFIPNYGDSDNLLTPSVGVTDQNGAVTLTATDTGNNGSTIGILAQVSGVPSISGTANVTFKAPTATYGTTASATLSALKVNDTSTVVTTVTDLGTKLPAAGQTLDISVNGAATITPAGPYTTDINGEVSVTVTDATAENVVVTVTGSETIEIPLYFGSSLQFAPATSESIADGSSSKTLVATVVDYGNSRVAGVPVNFQVTVGDALLSTGSAITNSLGQASVEVTDSTIETATIRAAAGSLATKDVTVDFLAGDPATITLTSLPVNTTALSLFGQATLTATVKDLLGNNVADNTPVTFSLSGTATAATVTTSATTTNGEATASLNAGNVSGSLTVTATAGLVSKTITFTVAPSAAGSVQVVSVIPEFVQQLGQPGTQTSVITFAVKDPGSNPVADGTPVTLSLDPLQLGGGELLSDGSSPYATSVTTNTVAGQAFATFRAGTVSGTVDITATVASSLGSDISTVAQVTVVSGTPDSLHLPVSGSPLNVPSLLYDGCTSAYNITVGDRYGNPVPDGTNVSFMVEPGCATIGDSATGFVTSTTKGKIAETVTHGLDFNFPSPPLSDVSHCQVVAYVTGNEGFQDVNGNGVYDAGDICTGDQGEPYIDGNESGFYEAGELYVDVDENNAYTPANGTCDTSTTIWRKFDYLMSGAMGMSVVPDPALGFALEIGESQNFTITIEDANGAPPIAGTELNITTSAGTLVNGGKSVIGDTATASPWVRTFTLLSDIDPTATPTQTIITITLTFPGGVCGDNGPNLTGEIAGVINLPAAVPAPSVLWTIPQDGDTNIPVNGTVIVAFDQSMNKNTVSATTVTADCGGTLYNFATVASASGDTEFTFSLGSGITFPAASNCTVTISDAVRNTNGVNMAAPYSLTFTTQ; encoded by the coding sequence ATGATCAACGTCGCAGTTGTCGATGCTAACGGCAACCCGGCCAGCGGCGAGGCCCTTGCCTTTGCCATTACCACCAACACCAGCGGCGGCAGCCTCGGTTCTCTGACCGCCACCACAGACATCAACGGCCAGGCCAGCATCAACTACACCGCCGGCAGCACCACCGGCGATGACATCGTCTCCGTTCGCACCATGTCCAATGCCCTGACTGCCTCCAGCACCCTGACCGTAAGTGCTTCAGCGGTCGTCATCAAATCGGTCTCCCTGAGTTCGGGGGTCAGTTCGATTACGGCGGACGGCACTTCCAACACTCTGATGCGGGCGTTGGTCCTCGATATCGACAACAAGCCGGTCCCCGGGGCATCCGTCTCCTTTACCACCACCCTGGGCACCCTCTCCGCCGCCAGCGCCACCACGGACGCAGCCGGTTACGCATCGGTATCCTTGACCAGCACCACCTCGACCGGGTCGGCAACCGTCCAGGCTTCTTTTGGCGGTTTTACCGCCAGCACAGCTGTCAGTTTCGTGCCGGGTCCGGTAGCGACCATCACCCTGCAAGCCACACCAACCAGCGTCGCCCTCGGCGAAACCTCCGGGTTAATCGCTACGGCGACCGATGCACAGGGCAACGCGGTAAGCAATGCAACCCTGATCTTCACCGTCTCCCCCAACACCACCAGCGGCAATCTCAGTGCACTGACGGCAACCACCAATCTCAGTGGTCTTGCCACCCTCAACTATACCGCCGGCAACGCCGCCGGGACGGACACCATCAGCGTCCGCTCCTCCAACATCAAGACCGCCACAGTGGACATCAATGTCTTCTACAAACTGGCAAGTATTACCATTGACCAGATTTCTCCGAGTTCCGTCTTGGCGGCAGGCGGCTCGGCAACCCTTCGCGCCACCGCCGTGGATGTCAATGGCAATGCCGCGGCGGGCATCACGCTTTCCACGGTGGTCAGTGCCGGTAGCGCGGTCGTCACCGCGACAAACGGCGGAATGACAGACGCTTTCGGTCAAGAGACATTCAGCATTACCGATCCGACGGCCGAGAACATCACTTTACGGGTCTATTCCGGCATTGTCAGCCGGGAGCAGACCTTTACTTTCGGCCCGACCCTCTCCATCACCCCCAGCGCCGTCAATGCAACCGGGGCAGCGACCCTGACTGCCTATCTGCGCGATGGCAACAGTGGTGGCATCCCCGGCGTTTCGCTCACCTTCATTCCGAACTACGGTGACAGTGACAATCTGCTCACCCCGTCTGTCGGCGTCACTGACCAGAACGGTGCCGTGACCCTAACCGCCACGGACACCGGCAACAACGGCAGCACCATCGGCATCCTGGCCCAGGTCTCCGGGGTCCCCAGCATCTCCGGCACAGCGAACGTCACCTTCAAGGCGCCGACCGCCACCTATGGCACCACGGCCTCCGCCACCCTGAGTGCCTTGAAGGTCAATGACACTTCGACGGTTGTGACCACGGTTACCGACCTCGGGACCAAACTCCCCGCCGCGGGTCAAACCCTTGATATTTCCGTGAACGGCGCTGCAACCATTACCCCGGCCGGTCCCTACACCACCGACATAAACGGTGAGGTTTCGGTGACCGTCACTGACGCCACCGCCGAAAATGTCGTGGTAACCGTGACTGGTAGCGAGACCATCGAAATTCCGCTCTATTTTGGCAGCAGCCTGCAGTTCGCACCGGCAACTTCTGAGAGCATCGCCGATGGCAGCAGCAGCAAAACCCTGGTTGCCACGGTCGTCGATTACGGCAATTCCCGTGTCGCCGGCGTTCCCGTTAACTTTCAGGTGACGGTCGGGGATGCCCTGCTCAGCACCGGCTCAGCCATTACCAACAGCCTCGGGCAGGCCAGTGTGGAGGTAACCGACTCGACCATTGAGACGGCTACGATCAGGGCCGCGGCGGGGAGCCTCGCCACCAAGGACGTGACGGTTGACTTCCTGGCCGGGGATCCGGCAACTATCACCCTTACTTCTTTGCCAGTGAATACGACCGCGTTGTCGCTGTTCGGGCAGGCTACCCTGACCGCCACGGTCAAGGATCTGCTGGGCAACAACGTCGCCGACAACACCCCGGTGACCTTCAGCCTCTCGGGCACCGCCACGGCGGCGACCGTCACCACCTCGGCCACCACAACTAACGGCGAAGCCACAGCGTCCCTGAATGCTGGGAACGTCTCCGGGTCCCTCACTGTAACGGCCACCGCCGGCCTAGTCAGCAAAACCATCACCTTTACCGTGGCCCCGAGTGCAGCCGGCTCAGTACAGGTGGTCAGCGTCATTCCTGAATTCGTGCAGCAACTTGGCCAGCCGGGGACGCAAACTTCCGTCATCACCTTCGCGGTCAAGGACCCCGGTAGCAACCCAGTAGCGGATGGAACACCCGTGACGCTTTCCCTCGACCCGCTGCAGCTCGGTGGCGGGGAGCTTCTCTCCGACGGTTCGAGCCCCTATGCCACTTCGGTGACAACCAATACAGTGGCCGGCCAGGCATTTGCGACCTTCCGCGCCGGGACCGTCTCCGGAACGGTCGACATCACCGCTACTGTGGCGAGCTCTCTGGGGTCCGATATCAGCACCGTCGCCCAGGTGACGGTGGTCAGCGGAACGCCCGACTCCCTGCATCTTCCCGTCTCCGGAAGCCCCTTGAATGTCCCCTCCCTCCTGTATGATGGCTGCACCTCCGCATACAACATTACTGTGGGAGACCGCTACGGGAATCCGGTCCCGGATGGAACCAACGTCAGTTTCATGGTGGAACCGGGCTGTGCCACCATCGGCGACAGCGCTACCGGCTTCGTCACCTCGACCACCAAGGGAAAAATCGCAGAGACCGTCACCCACGGACTCGATTTCAACTTCCCGTCGCCGCCCCTCAGTGACGTATCTCACTGCCAGGTGGTCGCCTATGTGACAGGCAACGAGGGATTCCAGGACGTGAACGGCAACGGCGTCTACGACGCTGGCGACATCTGTACCGGCGATCAAGGTGAACCTTACATCGACGGCAACGAGAGTGGTTTTTACGAAGCAGGGGAGCTGTATGTCGACGTCGACGAGAACAATGCCTACACCCCGGCCAACGGCACCTGCGACACCAGCACGACCATCTGGCGGAAGTTTGATTATCTGATGAGCGGTGCCATGGGCATGTCCGTTGTCCCGGATCCCGCGCTTGGTTTCGCGCTTGAGATTGGTGAAAGCCAGAACTTCACTATTACTATCGAGGACGCCAATGGCGCCCCGCCCATCGCCGGAACGGAATTGAACATCACGACCTCAGCCGGCACCCTGGTCAATGGCGGGAAGTCCGTGATCGGGGACACCGCAACAGCTTCACCGTGGGTCCGGACCTTTACCCTGCTCAGCGATATCGACCCAACCGCTACCCCCACGCAAACGATCATCACCATTACTCTGACCTTCCCCGGTGGGGTCTGCGGCGACAACGGCCCCAACCTTACCGGGGAGATCGCGGGCGTCATCAACCTTCCTGCGGCAGTCCCGGCGCCGAGCGTCCTCTGGACCATCCCGCAGGATGGCGACACCAATATCCCGGTCAACGGCACGGTCATTGTCGCTTTCGACCAGAGCATGAACAAGAACACCGTCTCTGCCACAACCGTCACGGCCGATTGCGGCGGCACACTTTACAACTTCGCCACCGTGGCTAGTGCGAGCGGAGATACCGAGTTCACCTTCAGCCTCGGCTCTGGGATAACCTTCCCGGCAGCTAGCAACTGTACTGTCACCATCTCGGATGCCGTCCGCAACACCAATGGCGTCAACATGGCGGCCCCTTACAGCCTCACCTTCACCACTCAGTAA
- a CDS encoding IS1595 family transposase, with protein MAINRIQFQPGLSLADFLKDYGTEAQCEAILEHSRWPQGFVCPACGASRAVQFRRGRSNIFQCCRCRKQISLISGTIFHGSNLPLTQWFLALYFMTQGKSGLSMLELRRMLGLSYKAAWRLKHKLMQAMFEREETTVLAQRVEIDDAYLGGERSGGKVGRGSENKVPFIAAVETSHEGHPLRAVFSRVTTFSSHDVDQWAKNHLAPTALVVSDGLNCFRAVTKTGCYHQRKVVGDQRRSTDMGCFHWINTILGNLKTAMAGTYHAFDFDKYAHRYLAEFQYRFNRRFDLRSMLPRLLFACVSIGKRPEAWLRRAENWT; from the coding sequence ATGGCCATCAATCGTATCCAGTTCCAACCGGGGCTGAGCTTGGCTGATTTTCTCAAAGACTATGGTACGGAGGCCCAATGCGAGGCGATCCTTGAGCACTCGCGCTGGCCCCAAGGATTTGTCTGTCCAGCATGCGGTGCAAGCCGCGCGGTCCAGTTTCGGCGAGGACGGTCGAACATCTTCCAGTGCTGTCGCTGCCGCAAACAGATCTCGCTGATCTCCGGAACGATTTTCCATGGGAGCAATCTGCCGCTGACCCAGTGGTTTCTGGCCCTCTACTTCATGACACAAGGCAAGTCCGGCCTGTCGATGCTGGAGTTGAGACGAATGCTGGGTTTGAGCTACAAAGCGGCTTGGCGGCTCAAGCACAAGCTCATGCAGGCGATGTTCGAGCGCGAAGAGACAACGGTTCTGGCCCAGCGGGTCGAGATCGACGACGCCTACTTGGGCGGGGAACGCTCCGGCGGTAAGGTTGGTCGCGGTTCGGAGAACAAAGTTCCCTTCATTGCGGCAGTGGAGACCAGTCACGAGGGCCATCCGCTGCGAGCTGTTTTTAGCCGGGTGACGACCTTCAGCAGCCATGACGTTGATCAATGGGCCAAGAATCACTTGGCACCGACGGCGCTGGTCGTTTCTGATGGCCTGAATTGCTTCCGCGCCGTCACCAAGACTGGGTGCTACCATCAGCGAAAGGTGGTTGGTGATCAACGCAGAAGTACCGACATGGGCTGCTTCCACTGGATCAACACCATCCTGGGCAATCTTAAGACGGCCATGGCCGGAACGTATCATGCGTTTGACTTCGACAAATATGCGCATCGCTATCTGGCCGAGTTTCAGTACCGGTTCAACCGGCGGTTCGATCTGCGCAGCATGCTGCCAAGACTGCTGTTCGCCTGTGTCTCAATCGGCAAGCGGCCCGAGGCCTGGCTTCGCCGAGCTGAGAATTGGACCTAA
- a CDS encoding UbiD family decarboxylase, with protein MGYRNLAAAAADLERTGQLLRVTAEVDPDQEVAAIQRRVYAGGGPALLFTNLKGCRFPALANLFGTLERTRFLFRDALPGVEALVRLKLDPAELLRHPLRFAGAPAAALRLLPKRVGTGPILAQTTTVGELPQIKSWPDDGGAFITLPQVYSEHPGQPGWRHSNLGMYRVQLSGGAYRPGAEVGLHYQIHRGLGVHHAAARERGESLPVSVFLGGPPSLTVAAVMPLPEGMPELAFAGLLGGRRIKLVQGCNGLPMPAEADFVICGRIDPQRTLPEGPFGDHLGYYSLVHDFPVLQVEQVFHRPGAIWPFTSVGRPPQEDTSFGAFIHELTGDLIPSVLPGIHAVHAVDAAGVHPLLLAIGSERYVPYAAERRPQELLTLGNALLGQGQLSLAKYLLLTAREDSPQLDIHDIPAFFRHLLERVDWRRDLHFQTCTTIDTLDYSGSGLNQGSKVVIVAAGPPRRKLPVELPAGLRLPAGFSAPRVALPGVLLVQGPAAWEKEAGTIQGFCDHFTANDGINDFPLVVVVDDSDFTARSLDNLLWVTFTRSDPAQDIYGIGAAIKNKHWGCQGALVVDARRKPHHAPPLLEDPAVAARVEALAAPGGPLHGCY; from the coding sequence ATGGGTTACCGCAATCTTGCCGCCGCCGCGGCTGATCTCGAGCGCACCGGCCAGCTGCTGCGCGTCACCGCCGAAGTCGATCCGGATCAGGAGGTAGCGGCGATTCAGCGCCGGGTCTATGCCGGGGGCGGGCCGGCGCTCCTCTTCACCAACCTCAAAGGGTGCCGCTTCCCGGCGCTCGCCAATCTCTTCGGCACCTTAGAGCGCACCCGCTTTCTCTTTCGCGACGCCCTCCCCGGCGTCGAAGCCCTGGTTCGCCTCAAGCTCGACCCCGCCGAACTGCTGCGTCACCCGTTGCGCTTTGCCGGCGCTCCGGCGGCGGCCCTGCGGTTGCTGCCAAAGCGCGTAGGGACGGGGCCAATTCTTGCCCAAACCACCACCGTGGGCGAATTGCCGCAGATCAAGTCCTGGCCCGACGACGGCGGCGCCTTCATCACCCTGCCCCAGGTCTACTCCGAACATCCCGGCCAGCCCGGCTGGCGCCATTCCAACCTCGGCATGTACCGGGTCCAGCTCTCCGGCGGCGCCTATCGTCCCGGGGCCGAGGTCGGCCTCCACTACCAGATTCACCGCGGCCTCGGCGTCCATCACGCCGCCGCCCGCGAGCGCGGCGAATCGCTGCCGGTGAGCGTCTTCCTCGGTGGTCCGCCGAGCCTGACGGTGGCGGCGGTGATGCCGCTGCCGGAGGGGATGCCGGAGCTTGCCTTTGCCGGGCTCCTCGGTGGACGACGCATCAAGCTCGTCCAGGGATGCAATGGCCTGCCTATGCCGGCCGAAGCCGACTTCGTTATCTGCGGGCGTATCGATCCGCAACGGACGCTTCCCGAGGGCCCATTTGGCGACCATCTCGGCTACTACAGCCTGGTCCACGATTTTCCGGTGCTGCAGGTGGAGCAGGTTTTCCACCGGCCGGGGGCGATCTGGCCCTTCACCAGCGTCGGCCGGCCGCCGCAGGAGGACACCAGCTTCGGGGCTTTTATCCACGAGCTGACCGGCGACCTGATCCCGAGCGTTCTCCCCGGCATCCACGCGGTGCATGCCGTCGACGCCGCCGGCGTCCACCCGCTGCTGCTGGCGATCGGCAGCGAGCGCTATGTCCCCTACGCCGCCGAGCGCCGCCCGCAGGAGCTTTTGACCCTCGGCAACGCCCTGCTCGGCCAAGGGCAGCTCTCCCTCGCCAAGTACCTGCTGCTGACCGCTCGCGAGGACAGCCCGCAGCTCGATATCCACGATATACCAGCCTTTTTCCGGCATCTGCTGGAGCGGGTCGACTGGCGCCGCGACCTCCATTTCCAGACCTGCACCACCATCGACACCCTCGACTATTCGGGCAGCGGCCTCAACCAGGGGTCGAAGGTGGTGATCGTCGCCGCCGGCCCGCCGCGCCGAAAACTGCCGGTCGAGCTGCCGGCCGGGCTGCGTCTCCCCGCCGGCTTCAGTGCTCCGCGGGTCGCCCTGCCCGGGGTGCTGCTGGTGCAGGGGCCAGCAGCGTGGGAGAAGGAGGCCGGGACGATCCAGGGCTTTTGCGATCACTTCACCGCAAACGACGGCATCAACGACTTCCCGCTGGTGGTGGTGGTCGATGACAGTGACTTCACCGCCCGCAGCCTCGATAATTTGCTCTGGGTGACCTTTACCCGCTCCGACCCGGCGCAGGATATTTACGGGATTGGCGCTGCGATTAAGAACAAACACTGGGGCTGCCAGGGTGCCTTGGTGGTCGATGCCCGCCGCAAGCCGCACCATGCGCCGCCGCTCCTCGAGGATCCGGCGGTGGCGGCCCGGGTCGAAGCACTGGCGGCGCCTGGCGGGCCGCTGCATGGCTGTTATTGA
- a CDS encoding PLP-dependent cysteine synthase family protein gives MNSAGLNLGAAIGNTPLVELTRLQSRPGVRILAKLEGNNPGGSVKDRPAWFMIKTAEASGLLDRGQTILEPTSGNTGIALAMIGAARGYRVKLVMPACVSVERRSVLEAYGAELVLSPAEEATDGAIRLAHQILAEDPDRYYMPNQYANSANVQAHYETTGPEIFRQSDGAVDIFVAGMGTSGTLMGVGRYLREARPGVRIVGVEPRLGHKVQGLKNMREAIVPEIYQEQALDAKLTVEDEEAFETARQLAFREGIFAGMSSGAAVAGALRLASELEQGTIVTLLPDRGDRYLSTTLFRSVCACCPP, from the coding sequence ATGAATAGCGCAGGATTGAATCTGGGGGCAGCGATTGGCAACACTCCCCTGGTGGAATTGACCCGGCTGCAGTCCCGGCCCGGGGTGAGGATTCTTGCCAAACTCGAAGGGAACAACCCCGGCGGCTCGGTCAAGGACCGTCCGGCCTGGTTCATGATCAAAACCGCGGAGGCGTCCGGGCTGCTCGATCGCGGCCAGACCATTCTCGAACCGACCTCGGGCAATACCGGTATCGCGCTGGCGATGATCGGCGCCGCCCGCGGTTACCGGGTCAAGCTGGTGATGCCGGCCTGTGTCAGCGTCGAGCGGCGCAGCGTCCTCGAAGCCTACGGCGCCGAGCTGGTCCTCTCGCCGGCCGAGGAGGCAACCGACGGCGCGATCCGCCTGGCGCACCAGATCCTGGCCGAAGATCCCGACCGCTACTACATGCCCAACCAGTATGCCAACAGCGCCAACGTCCAGGCCCACTATGAGACGACCGGGCCGGAAATTTTCCGCCAGAGCGATGGCGCGGTCGATATCTTCGTCGCCGGGATGGGAACCTCGGGGACCCTGATGGGGGTCGGCCGTTACCTGCGCGAAGCCAGGCCGGGCGTGCGCATCGTCGGCGTCGAGCCGCGCCTCGGCCACAAGGTCCAGGGGTTGAAGAATATGCGCGAGGCGATCGTGCCGGAGATTTATCAGGAACAGGCCCTCGACGCCAAGCTGACCGTCGAGGACGAGGAAGCCTTTGAGACCGCCCGGCAGCTGGCGTTCCGCGAGGGGATTTTCGCCGGCATGTCGAGCGGCGCCGCGGTGGCCGGGGCGCTGCGGCTGGCGAGCGAGCTGGAGCAGGGGACGATCGTCACCCTCCTGCCGGACCGCGGCGACCGCTACCTGAGTACCACCCTGTTCCGCTCGGTCTGCGCCTGCTGTCCCCCCTGA
- a CDS encoding DUF3024 domain-containing protein encodes MAVPQLVRRTAEKALAAFVERQNAAGRIADGRLAWSAEEESLLLFLTRPAATLPLVRFRFVAELGQWTLHYRDDAGRWCFYLNAGPTLEFGKLLAVVDSDPFNFFWPD; translated from the coding sequence ATGGCCGTCCCGCAATTGGTGCGTCGCACCGCCGAAAAAGCGCTGGCCGCCTTCGTCGAGCGCCAGAACGCTGCCGGCCGGATCGCCGACGGGCGGCTCGCCTGGTCAGCGGAGGAGGAGAGTCTGCTGTTGTTCCTGACGCGCCCGGCGGCGACCCTCCCCCTGGTGCGCTTCCGCTTCGTCGCCGAGCTCGGCCAGTGGACCCTGCACTACCGTGATGACGCCGGGCGCTGGTGTTTTTATCTCAACGCGGGGCCGACCCTGGAGTTCGGCAAGCTGCTGGCCGTGGTCGACAGTGATCCCTTCAACTTCTTCTGGCCCGACTGA
- a CDS encoding C39 family peptidase: MEANLPERAQLPFEILPQPDEITCGPTCLHALYNYYGDSLPLQQVIAEVPMLEGGGTLAVLLACHALRRGYRATIYTYKLQLFDPTWLTGPPAELPAKLRAQMAVKDDPRLHAASRAYLDFLALGGELRFEDLTTGLIRKFLNRGAPVISGLSATYLYHSPREFGPNADYDDIRGEPSGHFVVLRGYDRQQRTVLIADPLASNPVGAGQRYEVSIDRVICAILLGVLTYDANLLIIRPPGPKGRSDADSHRR, translated from the coding sequence ATGGAAGCGAACCTGCCGGAGCGCGCCCAGCTCCCCTTCGAAATCCTCCCCCAGCCCGATGAGATCACCTGCGGGCCGACCTGCCTGCACGCTCTCTACAACTACTACGGCGATTCTCTCCCGCTGCAGCAGGTCATTGCCGAGGTGCCGATGCTCGAAGGGGGTGGGACCCTGGCGGTACTGCTCGCCTGCCACGCCCTGCGCCGCGGTTACCGGGCGACCATCTATACCTACAAGCTGCAGCTCTTCGATCCGACCTGGCTCACCGGCCCGCCCGCCGAGCTGCCAGCCAAGCTGCGGGCGCAGATGGCGGTCAAGGACGACCCCCGGCTGCACGCTGCGAGTCGGGCCTACCTCGACTTCCTTGCCCTCGGCGGTGAACTTCGCTTCGAAGACCTGACCACCGGCCTGATCCGCAAGTTTCTCAACCGGGGCGCCCCGGTCATTTCCGGCCTGTCGGCGACCTACCTCTACCACAGCCCGCGGGAGTTCGGCCCCAACGCCGATTACGACGACATTCGTGGTGAGCCATCGGGACACTTTGTCGTACTGCGCGGTTATGACCGTCAGCAGCGCACAGTGCTGATCGCCGACCCCCTGGCGAGCAACCCGGTGGGGGCCGGTCAGCGTTACGAAGTGAGCATCGACCGGGTCATCTGCGCTATCCTGCTCGGGGTGCTGACCTATGACGCCAACCTGTTGATCATCCGGCCGCCAGGCCCGAAGGGAAGAAGTGATGCCGACTCTCATCGTCGTTGA